The following proteins are encoded in a genomic region of Ptychodera flava strain L36383 chromosome 23 unlocalized genomic scaffold, AS_Pfla_20210202 Scaffold_24__1_contigs__length_23054250_pilon, whole genome shotgun sequence:
- the LOC139124447 gene encoding uncharacterized protein, with protein sequence MALIGEFAADIKAFLKNFDDDYVNAAWNVLRESIVEVRRLIIWLTNIQIKSRDVDREAHNAIREVKRVYRILLEECKNIKHFSKQCEYMLQCLQAEIISRHSGIDTFLFQHRLERYKVLFESEDIEYISEIVEMELTQDLVKHFKDNMQFRDFKVLMKQIEKAATDKQYIENCMEEDLTRLGNQCKSSSQKVTSLLTKSLSETEKVTLSIIGYLESEKSMNEAAGVGFKVLSALGLLAMVGGMLAFSLPGFIVAGVGAAATGGGVAGTVVTQIESAKITRQIKDIKSMMFTWEGVIKHGITSWKHLIIKFNELATLLREGVVKLEDEELYDITSHFQAAEKSLRNFSKQINDFAEEVQLVVST encoded by the exons ATGGCTCTAATAGGAGAATTCGCCGCAGATATCAAGGCCTTTTTAAAGAACTTCGACGATGATTACGTCAACGCTGCCTGGAATGTGCTGCGTGAGAGCATAGTGGAAGTTAGACGCCTCATCATATGGCTTACGAATATTCAAATTAAGAGCAGAGACGTGGATAGGGAAGCCCATAATGCAATTCGTGAAGTGAAACGTGTTTATCGCATTTTACTGGAGGAATGTAAAAACATTAA GCATTTCAGCAAGCAATGTGAATACATGCTGCAATGTCTACAGGCAGAAATTATCTCAAGACACTCAGGCATCGACACTTTCCTGTTTCAACACCGGTTGGAACGCTACAAGGTGCTCTTCGAAAGCGAAGATATCgaatatatatctgagataGTAGAAATGGAACTTACCCAGGATTTGGTGAAGCACTTCAAAGACAACATGCAATTCCGGGATTTCAAAGTGCTCATGAAACAAATCGAAAAAGCAG CAACCGATAAACAGTATATCGAAAACTGCATGGAAGAGGATTTGACTAGACTTGGCAACCAGTGTAAAAGTTCCTCACAGAAAGTGACGTCACTGCTGACGAAGTCGTTGAGTGAGACAGAGAAAGTAACATTGAGCATCATTGGCTACCTGGAATCAGAGAAGTCCATGAACGAGGCTGCTGGCGTCGGGTTTAAAGTGCTTAGCGCCCTAGGGCTGTTGGCCATGGTTGGGGGTATGTTGGCCTTCTCTCTACCCGGATTCATTGTCGCTGGAGTCGGCGCAGCAGCCACTGGTGGTGGCGTAGCCGGAACGGTGGTCACCCAAATCG AGAGCGCTAAGATTACAAGACAGATCAAAGACATCAAATCGATGATGTTCACCTGGGAGGGCGTCATTAAGCATGGAATCACATCCTGGAAACATCTCATTATCAAGTTTAATGAACTGGCGACCCTACTCAGAGAGGGCGTTGTCAAACTTGAAGACGAGGAACTTTACGATATTACGTCACACTTTCAAGCTGCCGAGAAGTCCCTTCGAAATTTCAGCAAACAGATCAATGACTTTGCAGAGGAGGTTCAACTTGTCGTCAGTACTTAG
- the LOC139124585 gene encoding uncharacterized protein, with amino-acid sequence MVQLRSFRSSAVDALWCLKSELEFLDMDIETFLKESKLTQYMGEFEKRDIAEAEELLDDDIINIDDLESVMKPASFKRLKKKLRGVENVRKFLDREMEPKLKKAGDECEKTSRAVIGKLNSSLDELRRLPKSL; translated from the exons ATCTTTCAGAAGCTCCGCCGTGGACGCCCTCTGGTGTTTGAAAAGCGAGTTGGAATTTTTGGACATGGATATTGAAACATTTCTGAAGGAAAGTAAATTGACGCAATACATGGGTGAATTTGAGAAAAGAGACATCGCTGAAGCTGAGGAACTGCTCGATGACGACATCATAAATATTGATGACTTGGAAAGCGTCATGAAGCCGGCCTCTTTCAAACGGCTCAAGAAGAAACTTCGCGGAGTTG AAAACGTTAGAAAGTTCTTGGATCGTGAAATGGAACCGAAACTGAAAAAAGCTGGCGACGAGTGCGAGAAGACGTCACGTGCAGTCATTGGAAAACTTAACAGTTCCTTGGATGAGCTCCGACGGTTGCCAAAGAGCTTGTGA